Proteins encoded together in one Microcaecilia unicolor chromosome 3, aMicUni1.1, whole genome shotgun sequence window:
- the LOC115464825 gene encoding protein ripply2-like yields the protein MAPHHRSTGFLCPHCCCCRWAPSIGEAENCPHRAPAAPRERSRGLWRPWLITRKERERSELCCQNLAYGLYQICAAGGKLPHYQHPVRLFWPKSKCYDYLYQEAEVLLKNFPVQATIAFYEDSDSDSDDSDVEHDSGIESD from the exons ATGGCGCCCCACCATCGCTCAACCGGGTTCTTGTGccctcactgctgctgctgccgctgggCGCCCTCCATCGGCGAAGCGGAGAACTGCCCTCACCGTGCTCCTGCGGCCCCTAGGGAGAG GTCCAGAGGGTTGTGGCGACCGTGGTTAATCaccagaaaggaaagggaaagatcTGAGCTCTGCTGTCAAAATTTG GCGTATGGTCTTTACCAGATTTGTGCTGCAGGAGGAAAGCTTCCACATTATCAACACCCAGTGAG GTTATTCTGGCCTAAATCAAAGTGCTACGACTATTTGTATCAGGAAGCAGAAGTCCTTCTGAAAAATTTTCCCGTTCAAGCCACCATTGCCTTCTACGAAGACTCAGATTCTGACAGCGACGACAGTGACGTTGAGCATGATTCTGGCATTGAATCAGACTGA